In Rutidosis leptorrhynchoides isolate AG116_Rl617_1_P2 chromosome 2, CSIRO_AGI_Rlap_v1, whole genome shotgun sequence, one genomic interval encodes:
- the LOC139890270 gene encoding uncharacterized protein, whose amino-acid sequence MQSLNEKLASLSRFVSKGIEKQLPFFRILKGCLGKKKIVWNEEAERAFVEMKEYIAKLPTLTSLEEGETLFIYFAASKECISTVLVTERERTQVPIYFVSRVLQGAELNYPELEKLTLALVHTARKLRRYFQAHQIVVLTNKPIRHAIKGQVLADFIAERDSVNEEDTKNSTQVITPKIENEEWKLYTDGTSSSDGSGAGLMLVNPKGKEFTYALHFKFATTNNEAEYEALLAGLRMAKELKILHLRAFVDSQLVSNQIKGTFEAKQPTIQQSQNKKADALSKLASLTFEHLAKEVLVEVLEKKLILAEEVNDLIQEDEVTWMTPLQVYLETGKLPEDKNEARKIRIKAPSYKMMNGALYRRSFLTPWLRCVGPKQATVIIQEMHEGICGLHAGPRLPKQELISVTSAWPFVKWGIDIVGPINDTPGSPRFLLVAIDYFTKWAEAKPLAAITEGIFPKFCKQLKIQQNFTLAYHPQGNGQVEVTNRDIIKGIEKRLGKCKKGWVDELPLVLWAHKTTPKRSNGETPYSLAYGTEAVLPAEIQVLTERTGNNKNNEENLRVNLDLLEERREAAVIREASYKRAIEGYYNKRVKPSTFKVEEYVLRLNSA is encoded by the exons ATGCAGAGCCTGAATGAGAAACTAGCATCACTTAGCAGATTCGTATCAAAGGGAATAGAGAAACAACTACCCTTCTTCAGAATTCTGAAGGGATGCTTGGGAAAAAAGAAAATCGTCTGGAACGAAGAAGCGGAGAGGGCATTCGTCGAAATGAAGGAGTACATCGCCAAACTCCCTACCTTAACCTCGCTCGAAGAAGGAGAAACACTCTTCATATACTTTGCTGCTtcgaaagaatgtattagcacagtATTGGTTACCGAACGAGAGAGAACACAAGTACCAATATACTTCGTTAGTCGAGTACTTCAAGGAGCAGAGCTGAATTATCCAGAACTTGAGAAACTCACTCTAGCACTTGTCCATACAGCTAGGAAACTCCGAAGATACTTCCAAGCACATCAGATAGTGGTACTTACCAACAAACCAATCAG ACATGCAATCAAAGGACAAGTTCTAGCAGATTTCATCGCCGAAAGAGATAGTGTTAATGAAGAAGACACGAAGAACTCAACCCAAGTTATTACCCCAAAGATCGAAAATGAAGAATGGAAGTTGTACACTGATGGTACGTCAAGCTCTGATGGATCAGGTGCTGGTCTAATGTTAGTAAATCCCAAAGGAAAAGAGTTCACTTATGCACTTCATTTCAAATTCGCAACAACCAATAACGAAGCAGAGTACGAAGCTCTTCTAGCAGGATTGAGAATGGCGAAGGAATTAAAAATCCTTCATCTCCGAGCTTTCGTCGACTCACAACTAGTATCTAACCAGATCAAGGGCACTTTCGAAGCAAAGCAACCCACCATCCAACA AAGTCAAAATAAGAAGGCAGACGCACTGAGCAAACTTGCTTCATTGACATTTGAGCATCTTGCAAAGGAAGTCTTGGTGGAGGTACTAGAAAAGAAATTGATCTTAGCAGAAGAAGTCAATGACCTCATACAAGAAGACGAGGTAACATGGATGACTCCACTGCAAGTATACCTTGAAACAGGAAAGTTACCAGAGGATAAAAATGAAGCAAGGAAGATAAGGATAAAGGCACCTTCATACAAAATGATGAACGGAGCGCTATACAGAAGATCCTTTCTCACTCCATGGCTCCGATGTGTAGGGCCAAAGCAAGCAACTGTCATAATCCAAGAGATGCACGAAGGGATATGTGGTCTACACGCGGGTCCAAG GCTACCGAAACAAGAATTAATCTCTGTCACATCTGCGTGGCCATTCGTAAAATGGGGAATAGACATTGTTGGACCCATCAATGATACGCCTGGGAGCCCAAGATTCTTACTAGTGGCAATTGACTACTTTACAAAGTGGGCCGAAGCAAAACCCTTGGCAGCAATAACTG AAGGAATATTCCCAAAATTTTGCAAGCAATTGAAAATCCAGCAAAACTTCACCTTGGCATATCATCCCCAAGGTAATGGACAGGTGGAAGTAACAAACCGAGACATAATCAAAGGAATAGAGAAGCGTTTAGGTAAGTGCAAAAAGGGATGGGTTGATGAGCTTCCCTTGGTACTGTGGGCACACAAGACAACACCAAAGCGAAGCAATGGCGAAACACCCTACAGTCTTGCATACGGAACAGAAGCCGTGCTTCCCGCAGAAATACAAGTGCTAACAGAAAGAACTGGGAACAACAAAAATAACGAAGAAAATCTTCGAGTTAACTTGGATCTACTCGAGGAAAGAAGAGAGGCAGCTGTGATTCGGGAGGCCTCGTACAAACGAGCGATTGAAGGCTATTACAACAAAAGAGTGAAACCCTCAACCTTCAAAGTAGAAGAATATGTCCTAAGGTTAAACAGTGCATGA